The genomic segment CCATCTTCAATTAAAGCGTCATACTTCGAAGTAACGCCTGCAGTCATATCTGTCTTCATGATACCAGGGCGCAATTCGTACACTTGGATATTCTCATCTGCTAAGCGCTGAGCCCAAAGCTGGACGGCCATCGAGAGACCCGCTTTCGAGATACAATAATCGCCTCGACTAATGGAAGCGGTGTGAGAAGATATTGAGGTAACAAATACGATGCGGAAACCACCTTTGAGTGCTTCTGGCTTTTCCTTGAGCCAGTAATTGGCAACTTCCTGAGTCAAGAAGTAGGGCCCCATAAGGTTAGTTTTGATCAATGATTCGAAAGATTCTTCACTCGCCTCAGTAATATCGGCGCGTACACTTGGTGCGATCCCCGCATTATTTACCAGTGAATCCAAGCGTCCAAATTTATCGAGGACGGCTTTAAGCATCGCCGAACGCGATTCTGAACAGGAAATATCACCACGTACAGGGAAGAATTCTTGATTATCGTTTGGCGCCGCTTGGCGACAGAGCTCAGCAGCCTCTTCGGCTGCGACCTGATTGCCTGCGTAGTTAATGGCTACTGAGTAACCACTAGCGGCGAGTTCGATGGCTATACCGCGGCCGAGGCCACGGCTTGCACCAGTTACTAATACAACAGCTGCTTCGCTCATCTTCTGACCTTAACCTAACTCTGGGACGTCAACCCAACGTCTTTCTTTGTGGGAATCAAGGCTGAGCTCAGCGAGTTGAACACCTTTGGCACCTTCGAGAAGTGACCAGCGGAAATCTTCGTCGAGTTCAACGTGACGGATGAATTTTTCCCATTGGATTTTGAAAGCGTTATCGTAGAAACCTGCGTCAGGGACTTCATGCCATTGGTCGAGGTAGTTAATTGGAGAATCAATATCTGGGTTCCAAACGGCTTTAGGAGTGATTGAGTGAGGCTGAACGAGACATTTACGAAGACCAACAATTGCTGAGCCGTGTGTGCCATCGACTTGGATCGTGAGTAAGTCGTCTTTGCGAACGCGAGTGTTCCAGCTCGAGATCATTTGAATGTGCATGCCATTTTCGAGTTCGAAAGTTGCATAAGCAGTATCATCCGCCGTACATTTGTAGGTCTCACCATTTTCATCCACACGCTCGTCAAGAATGGTAGCTGCGCGACAAGATACTGATTTAACTTCGCCAAAGAGATTGT from the Lentisphaera araneosa HTCC2155 genome contains:
- a CDS encoding 3-ketoacyl-ACP reductase; protein product: MSEAAVVLVTGASRGLGRGIAIELAASGYSVAINYAGNQVAAEEAAELCRQAAPNDNQEFFPVRGDISCSESRSAMLKAVLDKFGRLDSLVNNAGIAPSVRADITEASEESFESLIKTNLMGPYFLTQEVANYWLKEKPEALKGGFRIVFVTSISSHTASISRGDYCISKAGLSMAVQLWAQRLADENIQVYELRPGIMKTDMTAGVTSKYDALIEDGLVPQKRWGTAKDLGLATRSLIDGDFPFSTGTVIDVDGGFQIRHL